The following is a genomic window from Janibacter sp. DB-40.
GACGGCCGCTACCGACCCGCCGTCGCCCCGCTCATCGACCACCTGAGCGAGCCGGCGCTGAACCGGATGCGCGTGCACGTCGAGGTCGAGTGGCTGATCCACCTGACGGCCCACCAGGTCGTGCCGGGCGTGCGCGCCCTGACCGAGGACGAGCAGGCCGCGCTGCGGCAGGTGGTCGAGGACTTCGGCCCCGAGGACATCGCCGAGATGGCCGCGACGGAGAAGGTCACGCAGCACGACGTCAAGGCCGTCGAGTACTTCCTCAAGCAGCGCCTCTCCCGGATCGCGCCGGACGCGCAGGACAGCGGTCTGGCCGAGCTGATCCACTTCTGCTGCACCAGCGAGGACATCAACAACCTCTCCTACGCCCTCATGGTCCAGGGGGCCGTGACGCAGGTGTGGCTGCCCCGCGCCGAAGGACTCGTCGACGCGCTGGCCGGGATGGCCGACCAGCTGCGCGAGGTGCCGCTGCTCGCCCACACCCACGGGCAGCCGGCGACGCCGACGACGATGGGCAAGGAACTGGCCGTGCTGGCGCACCGCCTGCAGCGCCAGCTGCGCCGCATCCGCGGAGCCGAGTACCTCGGCAAGCTCAACGGCGCGACCGGCACCTACGGCGCGCACCTCGCGGCCGTCCCGGACGCGGACTGGCCGCAGATCTCGCGCGCCTTCGTCACGCACCTGGGCCTGACGTGGAACCCGCTGACCACGCAGATCGAGTCGCACGACTGGCAGGCCGAGGTCTACGCCGACATCGCCCGCTTCAACCGCGTGCTGCACAACCTCTGCACCGACATGTGGAGCTACATCTCGCTGGGCTACTTCGCCCAGGTGCGCGGGCAGGGCACCGTCGGCTCGAGCACGATGCCGCACA
Proteins encoded in this region:
- the purB gene encoding adenylosuccinate lyase, with the translated sequence MQSLADATPQIALGALDGRYRPAVAPLIDHLSEPALNRMRVHVEVEWLIHLTAHQVVPGVRALTEDEQAALRQVVEDFGPEDIAEMAATEKVTQHDVKAVEYFLKQRLSRIAPDAQDSGLAELIHFCCTSEDINNLSYALMVQGAVTQVWLPRAEGLVDALAGMADQLREVPLLAHTHGQPATPTTMGKELAVLAHRLQRQLRRIRGAEYLGKLNGATGTYGAHLAAVPDADWPQISRAFVTHLGLTWNPLTTQIESHDWQAEVYADIARFNRVLHNLCTDMWSYISLGYFAQVRGQGTVGSSTMPHKVNPIRFENAEANLEVSNALLDVLATTLVQSRLQRDLTDSSMQRNIGTALGHSLLALDNASRGLAGLDAVPEAMAADLDANWEVLGEPIQSVMRALAAQGVEGMDEPYERLKELTRGRRIGQPDLVEFVRGLGLPADVEERLAALTPQTYIGLAPSLVDIVQEDDA